A window of the Parabacteroides merdae ATCC 43184 genome harbors these coding sequences:
- a CDS encoding alpha-N-acetylglucosaminidase: MKLKLLLLTFILVCTGCKNDPRIQAAYDLIERVTPGYGEQFKLELMEPIDGMDAYEITSDNGKVVLRGNNTISLATAFNQYLKYTCNAHVSWFGNQLDLPKQLPMPAPVKNTINGKYRVYMNYCTVSYSAAWWDWERWQRELDFMAMNSINMPLSVVGLEAVWYNTLLKHKFTDEEARQFLAGPGHFAWQWMQNLQSYGGPLPKSWIDKHIVLGKQIIDRELELGMQPIQQGFSGYVPRELKEKYPDAKIQLQPSWCGFTGAAQLDPTDSLFTVIGRDFLEEEKKLYGAHGVYAADPFHESQPPVDTPEYLRAVGNAIHKLFNDFDPNSIWAMQAWSLRESIVKAVPKENLLILDLNGAKSQQENACWGYPLVAGNLHNFGGRINLHGDLRLLASNQYVNAVKKNPNVCGSGLFMESIEQNPVYYDLAFEMPLHKDEVNIEEWLCRYADRRYGKPSENAHQAWLHLLEGPYRPGTNGTERSSIIAARPAVNVKKSGPNAGLGIPYSPLSVVQAEGLLLKDAGRLKGSDPYRFDIVDIQRQLMSNLGQAIHKQAAEAFRKKDKEAFALHSNRFLEMLRDADELLRTRPEFNFDKWLTQARSWGDNSEEKDLFEKDATALVTVWGADGDPLIFDYSWREWTGLIDGYYLKRWEKFYAMLQDHLDAGTNYSEKDLPQTHGRESFRANDFYSTLGDWELQFVSTPDKVRTPITQGDEVETATRLYKKYARLATEYYKDEIEADEIHEGNIFENLGE; this comes from the coding sequence ATGAAACTTAAATTACTACTGCTTACCTTCATCCTGGTGTGTACAGGATGTAAAAATGACCCGCGGATACAGGCGGCCTACGACTTGATCGAACGTGTGACTCCCGGATACGGGGAACAATTCAAACTGGAATTAATGGAACCAATCGACGGAATGGATGCATACGAGATCACGTCCGACAACGGCAAAGTCGTACTGCGTGGAAATAACACGATCTCACTGGCGACGGCGTTCAACCAATATTTGAAATACACTTGTAATGCACATGTTTCCTGGTTCGGCAATCAACTGGACCTGCCGAAGCAATTGCCCATGCCCGCCCCCGTTAAAAACACGATCAACGGCAAATACCGTGTCTATATGAATTATTGTACGGTCAGTTACTCGGCTGCCTGGTGGGATTGGGAACGCTGGCAGCGAGAGCTTGACTTTATGGCAATGAACTCGATTAATATGCCTTTGTCTGTTGTCGGGCTGGAAGCTGTTTGGTACAATACCCTACTCAAACATAAGTTTACAGATGAAGAGGCTCGCCAGTTTCTGGCCGGTCCGGGACATTTCGCATGGCAATGGATGCAGAACTTGCAAAGCTATGGAGGGCCACTCCCCAAATCTTGGATTGACAAGCATATCGTTTTGGGAAAACAGATTATCGACCGGGAGTTGGAATTGGGGATGCAACCCATTCAACAAGGATTCTCCGGCTATGTTCCGCGTGAACTGAAAGAAAAATACCCGGATGCCAAGATACAGTTGCAGCCTTCCTGGTGCGGTTTTACCGGGGCTGCACAGTTGGACCCGACTGATTCTTTATTCACAGTGATCGGACGTGACTTCCTGGAAGAAGAAAAGAAACTCTACGGAGCGCACGGTGTTTATGCGGCCGATCCGTTTCACGAAAGCCAGCCGCCTGTCGATACACCGGAATATCTGCGTGCCGTTGGTAACGCTATCCATAAACTTTTCAACGATTTTGATCCGAATTCGATTTGGGCCATGCAAGCATGGAGTCTTCGCGAATCGATCGTGAAAGCTGTTCCGAAAGAGAATCTGCTGATCCTGGACTTGAACGGGGCCAAAAGCCAGCAGGAAAATGCTTGCTGGGGGTATCCGCTTGTTGCCGGAAATCTGCATAACTTCGGGGGACGTATCAACCTGCACGGAGATTTGCGTCTGCTTGCTTCCAACCAATATGTAAATGCGGTGAAAAAGAATCCGAATGTTTGTGGTTCCGGTCTCTTTATGGAGTCTATCGAGCAAAATCCGGTATATTATGATCTGGCTTTTGAAATGCCTCTCCATAAAGATGAAGTCAATATCGAAGAATGGCTCTGCCGTTACGCAGACCGTCGCTACGGAAAACCGTCCGAAAACGCGCATCAGGCTTGGTTGCATCTGTTAGAAGGGCCCTATCGCCCCGGAACAAACGGGACAGAACGCAGTTCCATCATCGCCGCCCGTCCAGCTGTGAACGTAAAAAAATCCGGCCCGAACGCCGGCCTGGGGATACCCTACTCTCCTCTGTCGGTAGTCCAGGCCGAAGGCTTATTGCTGAAAGATGCCGGCAGACTGAAAGGTTCCGATCCTTATCGTTTTGATATTGTCGATATTCAGCGCCAGCTGATGTCCAACCTCGGACAGGCTATCCATAAACAGGCGGCAGAGGCGTTCCGTAAAAAAGACAAGGAAGCATTCGCCCTGCATAGCAACCGTTTTCTCGAAATGTTGCGCGATGCCGATGAACTGTTGCGTACGCGTCCGGAATTCAACTTTGACAAATGGTTGACGCAGGCTCGTAGCTGGGGGGATAATAGCGAAGAAAAAGATCTATTTGAAAAAGACGCAACCGCGCTTGTAACAGTGTGGGGGGCCGATGGCGATCCGCTTATCTTCGACTACTCATGGCGGGAATGGACGGGATTGATAGACGGATATTATCTGAAACGCTGGGAAAAGTTCTACGCTATGCTTCAGGATCATCTCGATGCCGGGACAAATTACAGCGAAAAAGATTTACCGCAAACGCACGGCCGTGAGTCTTTCCGTGCCAATGATTTCTACAGCACTTTAGGAGACTGGGAACTTCAATTTGTTTCCACTCCGGATAAAGTCCGTACCCCTATCACACAAGGAGACGAGGTGGAAACCGCTACCCGCCTGTATAAAAAGTATGCTCGTCTTGCTACCGAGTATTATAAGGATGAAATCGAGGCAGATGAGATTCATGAAGGTAACATCTTTGAGAATTTGGGTGAATAA
- a CDS encoding DUF4268 domain-containing protein translates to MYSKDELKNLKLEFWESFAAFCEVQPYLRGRKKTWVLYDTKVKGVELKFDATREGAFVILEVNHRSEEARLEMFERLTWYKDTLEMDFPEGLTWDICFVRDTGKQVARIYTAKSGIDFHRRQDWGEFFSFMASQMYLLERNFMSIAEYLRE, encoded by the coding sequence ATGTATAGTAAAGACGAACTCAAGAACCTGAAACTTGAATTTTGGGAAAGTTTCGCCGCATTTTGTGAAGTACAGCCGTATCTGAGAGGACGCAAGAAAACGTGGGTTTTATATGATACGAAAGTGAAAGGGGTCGAACTCAAATTCGATGCGACAAGAGAGGGTGCGTTTGTCATCCTCGAAGTGAACCATAGGAGCGAAGAGGCCCGGCTGGAGATGTTCGAACGCCTGACGTGGTATAAGGATACGCTGGAAATGGATTTTCCGGAGGGGTTGACTTGGGACATTTGTTTCGTGCGCGATACCGGAAAGCAGGTGGCCCGTATTTATACAGCCAAATCCGGGATTGACTTCCACCGCCGTCAGGATTGGGGAGAGTTTTTCTCTTTTATGGCTAGTCAAATGTATCTGTTGGAACGAAACTTCATGTCCATAGCAGAGTATTTGAGGGAATGA
- a CDS encoding mechanosensitive ion channel family protein produces the protein MINLGSWMNGILIGWGVDPKIANTFDEMIIAALLVILAIGLDYLCQAIFVGSMKKLAQHTHYQWDSLLLKRKVVHHLVHTIPGILVYALLPLAFIRGKGLLLLSQKICAVYIVFALLLAINGFILVFLDMYNMRQVNKNRPIKGFMQVLQVLLFFIGGIVIIAILIGKSPASLFAGLGASAAILMLVFKDTILGFVAGIQLSANDMLRPGDWITVPGSNANGIVQEITLNTVKIQNFDNTISTIPPYTLVSASFQNWRGMVESGGRRVMKSIFLDLNTIKFCTPDMLNTFRKEIPLLADYKPDEGVTPTNSQMFRVYVEKYLTSLPVVNTDLDLIISQLQSTEYGVPIQIYFFSRNKIWKEYERIQSDIFDHFFAMIPKFELKVYQYSE, from the coding sequence ATGATAAATCTAGGCAGTTGGATGAACGGCATCCTGATCGGTTGGGGCGTAGACCCTAAAATTGCAAATACTTTCGACGAAATGATCATTGCAGCATTGCTAGTCATACTGGCGATCGGGTTGGATTACCTATGCCAAGCGATCTTTGTCGGCAGCATGAAAAAGCTAGCGCAGCATACACATTATCAATGGGATTCGTTGCTTCTCAAACGTAAAGTTGTCCACCACTTGGTCCACACAATACCGGGTATCTTGGTCTATGCCTTGTTGCCTCTGGCGTTTATACGGGGGAAAGGTTTGTTGCTTTTGTCTCAGAAAATATGTGCTGTGTATATCGTGTTCGCTTTGTTATTGGCGATAAATGGTTTTATTTTAGTGTTCCTCGATATGTATAACATGCGGCAGGTGAACAAGAACCGTCCGATTAAAGGATTCATGCAGGTGCTTCAGGTCTTACTGTTCTTTATCGGCGGGATCGTCATTATAGCCATCTTGATCGGGAAATCGCCAGCCAGCCTGTTTGCCGGATTGGGTGCTTCGGCAGCAATCCTGATGTTGGTATTCAAGGATACGATTTTAGGATTCGTGGCGGGCATACAGCTTTCCGCCAACGATATGCTTCGGCCGGGCGACTGGATCACGGTTCCTGGTTCAAACGCGAACGGTATCGTACAGGAAATTACACTGAACACAGTCAAGATTCAGAATTTCGATAATACCATTTCCACCATCCCACCTTATACGTTGGTAAGCGCTTCGTTCCAGAACTGGCGGGGCATGGTCGAATCGGGAGGCCGCCGTGTGATGAAGTCCATTTTTCTCGACCTCAATACCATCAAGTTCTGTACTCCGGACATGCTCAACACGTTCCGCAAGGAGATCCCTTTGCTTGCCGACTACAAGCCGGACGAAGGCGTGACACCTACCAATTCGCAGATGTTCCGTGTCTATGTGGAGAAATACCTGACAAGCCTTCCGGTCGTCAACACCGATCTTGATTTAATCATCAGCCAGTTGCAATCGACTGAATATGGCGTACCTATCCAGATCTATTTCTTCTCCCGCAATAAAATATGGAAGGAATACGAACGTATCCAGTCGGACATCTTCGACCATTTCTTCGCAATGATTCCCAAGTTCGAATTAAAGGTTTACCAATATTCGGAGTAA
- a CDS encoding mechanosensitive ion channel family protein, with amino-acid sequence MHAIQEWINNHLIEWGIISSSANELDNTIVLLLIIAVTVGIDYACRYIFLNMFKRLAKRTRNQWDDLIVERKIINKLMHMIPAILVYVLLPLAFPVDETPKILGILQMICKIYIIAVSLRFISASLNVVHEIYNRKESLKNKPLKGFIQLLQVAVFFIGFILIISILIGKSPTTLFAGLGASAAILMLVFKDTLLGFVAGIQLSANDMLRPGDWITMEKYGANGTVIEVTLNAVKVKNFDNTITTIPPYALVSDAFQNWRGMSESPGRRIKRSINIDMNSVSFCTPEMLAKFRKISLLTDYIDEKEKELNAYNEAHRIDDSIRVNGRRQTNIGVFRAYLVNYLKSLPEVSKELTCMVRQLQPTETGIPIELYFFSSVKDWVPYEGIQSDVFDHVLAVIPEFGLSVFQNVSGSDLRSLKIVQ; translated from the coding sequence ATGCACGCAATACAAGAATGGATTAACAATCATTTGATCGAATGGGGGATTATCAGCAGTTCGGCAAATGAACTGGACAATACGATCGTCCTGCTGCTGATCATTGCCGTAACGGTCGGCATCGACTATGCTTGCCGCTATATTTTTCTGAATATGTTCAAACGGCTTGCGAAGAGAACCCGCAACCAATGGGACGACTTGATCGTTGAGCGCAAGATTATCAACAAGCTGATGCACATGATCCCTGCCATCCTGGTGTATGTGCTGTTGCCACTGGCTTTCCCGGTTGATGAGACGCCCAAGATATTGGGAATCCTGCAAATGATATGCAAGATCTACATCATTGCCGTTTCACTTCGTTTCATCAGTGCCTCCCTGAACGTCGTGCATGAAATATATAACCGGAAGGAATCACTCAAGAACAAGCCGCTGAAAGGTTTCATCCAACTATTGCAGGTAGCCGTTTTTTTTATTGGTTTTATACTGATCATCAGCATTCTGATCGGCAAATCACCAACGACGCTGTTCGCCGGACTAGGCGCTTCCGCCGCTATCCTGATGCTGGTGTTTAAGGATACGCTCTTAGGATTCGTAGCCGGCATACAGCTTTCCGCCAACGATATGCTGCGTCCGGGCGACTGGATCACGATGGAGAAATATGGGGCGAACGGGACGGTTATCGAAGTCACGCTGAACGCAGTCAAAGTCAAGAACTTCGACAATACGATCACGACGATTCCCCCTTATGCCTTAGTGAGCGATGCTTTCCAGAACTGGCGTGGGATGTCAGAATCTCCCGGACGGCGGATCAAGCGCTCCATCAATATCGATATGAACAGCGTGAGTTTCTGTACTCCTGAGATGTTGGCCAAATTCCGCAAAATCTCCTTGCTGACAGACTATATCGACGAGAAAGAAAAAGAACTGAACGCCTATAACGAGGCGCACCGGATCGACGATTCCATCCGCGTAAACGGCCGTCGGCAAACGAATATCGGTGTGTTTCGCGCCTACTTGGTCAATTATCTGAAAAGCCTCCCAGAGGTCAGTAAGGAACTGACTTGCATGGTCCGCCAGTTGCAACCGACAGAAACCGGTATTCCGATCGAACTTTATTTCTTCTCCTCCGTGAAAGACTGGGTTCCTTACGAAGGCATTCAATCCGACGTATTCGACCATGTGCTGGCCGTAATCCCGGAATTCGGACTCAGCGTATTCCAGAATGTCTCTGGCAGTGATTTGAGGAGCCTGAAAATAGTGCAATAA
- a CDS encoding M1 family metallopeptidase, with protein MNTGNIKQFIGVAAISLLTACGSPTPDAVLLKPGVSRELAQFRKEHFKEVRYNLFFSIPESREEAVTGKADITLAIRERLPVIIDFRGESEQVASVLLNGRKVPYTVKDEHIVIDTREVANGENRVTIEFTANDQSLNRRDEFLYTLLVPDRARTLFPCFDQPDMKSLFTLSLEVPSSWQAVANGAVEQVDSTSVAGCKRISFRETEPLSTYLFSFVAGKLTRETYSRDGRNISIYHRETDPKKVAQCPDIASEVFDALEWQEEYTQIPYPFAKYDLIILPEFQFGGMEHTGATLYTDGRMFLNENPTLNERLARSSLIAHETSHMWFGDFVTMEWFNDVWTKEVFANYYASQIIKPLFPEVNHSLNFMLDYIPAAYSEDRTAGANPVKQQLENMRDAGLMYGNIIYDKSPVILEMLIKKMGKESFRKGIQEYLKTYAYGNATWEGLIGILDKYTDDDLTAWSRVWVNEKGMPEICGVISEDGKSLQVSQKDPLGRGLLWEQDLSFLVVYPDGGTEDVQVSFGKEQASCLKELKRQASEGCFVMPNADGKGYGFFRLLEKDAKACLGNLPACKDEVLRGSLLITLYENLLNRTIPAELYMEAMLDYLPTENNSLLFSAALGYIGNCQRFYLADPEKLELVLWRIVTMAEQSQQRLQAFRQYRSIARSPEAVGKLYALWKDQKAPAGCSLSENDYISLSYDLAIQMPDKADEIVATQQARITNPDRKRQYAFISPSVSPRQEVRDSVFASLLVAENRRVEPWASAALSNLNCQLRQKEAVGYIRPALEALQEIQRTGDIFFPRDWVRALLSGHTSPEAKKEVDDFFAAHPDYPVLLSNKIRQQADHLYR; from the coding sequence ATGAACACTGGAAATATAAAACAATTTATAGGAGTGGCAGCTATCAGTTTATTGACGGCTTGCGGTAGTCCTACACCCGATGCTGTGCTGTTGAAACCGGGAGTCAGCCGGGAATTGGCTCAGTTCAGGAAAGAACATTTCAAGGAGGTACGTTACAACCTCTTTTTTTCCATCCCGGAATCCCGCGAAGAAGCCGTCACAGGCAAAGCGGATATAACGCTTGCTATCCGCGAAAGACTGCCGGTTATCATAGACTTCCGAGGGGAATCGGAACAGGTAGCCTCAGTTTTGTTGAATGGTAGGAAAGTCCCTTATACGGTTAAGGACGAGCATATCGTGATCGATACAAGAGAGGTGGCAAACGGAGAGAATCGCGTGACTATCGAATTTACGGCAAACGATCAGTCGCTTAACCGCCGGGACGAATTCCTCTATACGTTGCTGGTTCCCGACCGGGCGCGTACGCTCTTCCCTTGTTTCGACCAACCGGACATGAAATCGCTTTTCACCCTGTCGTTGGAGGTTCCGTCTTCCTGGCAGGCGGTCGCCAACGGGGCGGTCGAGCAGGTGGATTCGACATCCGTCGCCGGGTGCAAGCGGATTTCTTTCCGGGAAACAGAACCGCTCAGCACCTATCTTTTCTCTTTTGTTGCCGGTAAGCTGACACGGGAAACGTATTCGCGCGACGGACGAAATATTTCGATTTACCATCGCGAGACCGACCCGAAGAAGGTGGCACAGTGTCCCGATATTGCCTCCGAAGTGTTCGATGCACTCGAATGGCAGGAGGAATATACACAGATACCATACCCCTTCGCCAAATACGACCTGATCATTTTGCCGGAATTCCAGTTTGGCGGGATGGAACATACGGGAGCGACCTTATATACGGACGGGCGGATGTTCCTGAACGAGAACCCGACATTGAACGAGCGTCTGGCACGCAGTTCCTTGATTGCGCACGAGACTTCGCATATGTGGTTCGGGGACTTCGTGACGATGGAATGGTTCAATGATGTCTGGACAAAAGAGGTCTTTGCCAATTATTATGCCTCCCAGATAATCAAGCCTCTGTTTCCGGAGGTGAACCATTCTTTGAATTTCATGCTTGACTATATCCCCGCGGCCTATTCCGAAGATCGTACCGCCGGTGCCAATCCGGTGAAGCAGCAACTGGAGAACATGCGAGATGCCGGATTGATGTACGGTAATATCATCTATGACAAGTCTCCGGTTATCCTGGAAATGCTGATTAAGAAAATGGGGAAGGAGTCTTTCAGGAAAGGGATTCAGGAATACCTGAAAACGTATGCCTACGGAAATGCTACCTGGGAAGGACTGATCGGTATTCTGGACAAATATACGGACGATGATCTGACGGCCTGGAGCCGGGTTTGGGTGAATGAAAAGGGCATGCCGGAGATATGTGGAGTGATATCCGAAGATGGCAAATCGTTGCAGGTCTCGCAGAAAGATCCGTTAGGACGCGGGCTGTTGTGGGAACAAGACTTGTCTTTTCTGGTTGTCTATCCTGACGGAGGGACGGAGGACGTGCAAGTTTCATTTGGAAAAGAGCAGGCGTCATGCCTCAAGGAACTGAAAAGGCAGGCGAGCGAAGGCTGTTTCGTCATGCCCAATGCCGATGGCAAAGGATATGGTTTCTTCCGCCTGCTTGAGAAAGATGCGAAGGCTTGTTTGGGCAACCTTCCCGCTTGTAAGGACGAGGTGTTGAGAGGTTCTTTGTTGATTACGTTGTACGAGAATTTATTGAACCGGACTATCCCTGCAGAGCTTTATATGGAAGCAATGTTGGATTATTTGCCTACGGAAAACAATTCTCTGTTGTTCTCGGCCGCCCTCGGATATATCGGTAATTGCCAACGTTTCTATCTCGCTGATCCGGAGAAACTGGAACTGGTGCTCTGGCGAATCGTGACAATGGCGGAACAATCCCAACAACGTTTGCAGGCGTTCCGCCAATATCGTTCCATAGCCCGCTCGCCGGAAGCGGTCGGAAAACTATACGCGCTCTGGAAAGACCAAAAAGCGCCTGCTGGATGTTCGTTGAGCGAAAACGATTATATCAGCTTGTCGTACGATCTGGCTATCCAGATGCCTGACAAAGCCGATGAAATCGTAGCAACCCAGCAAGCACGGATCACCAACCCGGACCGCAAACGGCAATATGCATTCATCTCACCCTCCGTTTCTCCCCGACAGGAAGTGCGCGACAGTGTGTTCGCTTCTCTGCTCGTAGCCGAGAACCGTCGCGTCGAGCCGTGGGCTTCGGCCGCCTTGTCGAACCTGAACTGCCAGTTGCGCCAGAAAGAAGCGGTCGGTTATATCCGTCCGGCACTGGAAGCCTTGCAGGAAATACAGCGTACGGGAGACATCTTTTTTCCGCGTGATTGGGTACGGGCTTTATTGAGCGGACATACTTCGCCGGAGGCTAAGAAGGAGGTGGACGATTTCTTTGCCGCCCACCCGGACTATCCGGTCCTGCTCTCAAATAAAATCCGTCAGCAGGCGGATCATTTGTACAGATAA
- a CDS encoding M16 family metallopeptidase, producing MTVKLKVVMMVFACCSYQSQAEDLNALKVKEYRLENGLTVWLNEDHSQPKVFGAVVVKAGAKDCPDTGIAHYFEHMMFKGTDRIGTLDYESEKVLLDSIAMKYDELAMTEDTAARARLQKEINELSIRSSEYVIPNEFNRLINRFGGSGLNAATSYDATIYFNTFSPQYMVQWAEINSERLINPVFRLFQSELETVYEEKNMYGDFIGGQVMDTLMARYFGPHPYAYPIIGSTKNLKNPRLTEMHKFFEDYYVASNMALILSGDFDAQQVMPILEKAFSRIRSGNAPKQEKVMLPPFNGRETMKVKFPIPFIKAMGLGFRGVSANHEDQVALNIAVNLLNNANGTGYLDKLMVEHKLMGALAINESMNEAGILAVAIMPKLLIQSYSSAEKMVWDEINRVKNGDFSDEMFNSLKLEQKRQYASSLENIDSRATIMMNLFSQGKSWNDYLNEVARIESITKEDVVRVAQKYFSNNYLCVTKSTGKYPKDNLPKPAFSPVVPRNADASSSYAKQLEKIPEQQVAPRIIDFEKDVKTSKLTPLVTLYTTPNPLNDIFTLNISYGIGALEQPELMQLTNYLQLLGTESLSFEQFRSRLQSIGSTLAFDVTPDAFVMKVTGFDNHIDETMELVGDFIRHAKADDKKLRQIVDDAKVSEKAFFKSGDNVASALLEQVKYGDQSRYLRKLSLSQIKKLKGKDMLAIYDKVRSVQCDLHYCGTLPVEKVIGTIRQHLPLERTTVASNSPYYRELKQYDRPTVFFIDMPDMAQSIVYGYVKGDPVDDKASRHASQLFSVYFGGDMSSLMFQEIREFRSFAYRTSGRYQLPNHAHKGTAGSFTAMLSTQSDKTLDALGVLDSLIREMPLKPERMEAVKQTLVNRINNDYPPFRNLSEKVASARMEGFDRDPAEEFLRDIATMDMQDISRFYQEQISGRPVVYVITGNRKHIDMKKLAEYGTIIKVKKKGIYK from the coding sequence ATGACCGTGAAATTAAAAGTAGTGATGATGGTATTCGCATGTTGTTCTTATCAATCGCAAGCAGAGGACTTGAACGCTCTCAAAGTAAAAGAATATAGACTGGAAAACGGACTGACTGTTTGGCTGAACGAAGATCATAGTCAACCGAAAGTTTTCGGCGCCGTTGTCGTGAAAGCAGGAGCAAAAGATTGTCCGGATACAGGTATCGCTCACTATTTCGAGCATATGATGTTTAAGGGAACAGACCGCATCGGAACGCTTGATTACGAGTCGGAGAAAGTCTTGCTGGATTCCATTGCCATGAAATATGACGAACTGGCCATGACGGAGGATACCGCGGCACGTGCTCGTCTGCAAAAGGAAATCAACGAACTGAGCATCCGCTCTTCCGAATATGTCATTCCAAATGAGTTCAACCGGCTCATCAACCGGTTCGGCGGTTCCGGTCTGAATGCGGCGACCTCATACGATGCTACAATCTATTTCAATACGTTTTCTCCGCAATATATGGTTCAATGGGCGGAGATCAACAGCGAACGCCTGATTAACCCCGTATTCCGTCTTTTCCAAAGCGAACTGGAAACGGTTTATGAGGAGAAGAACATGTATGGTGATTTCATCGGTGGTCAGGTGATGGACACATTGATGGCACGCTATTTCGGTCCACACCCGTATGCTTACCCAATTATCGGCAGCACGAAAAACCTCAAGAACCCGCGGCTGACGGAAATGCACAAGTTCTTCGAGGACTATTACGTGGCATCCAATATGGCACTAATCCTTAGTGGTGATTTCGATGCACAGCAGGTTATGCCTATATTGGAAAAGGCCTTTTCACGAATCCGTTCGGGCAATGCGCCGAAACAGGAGAAAGTGATGCTCCCGCCCTTCAACGGACGGGAGACAATGAAGGTAAAGTTCCCGATCCCCTTTATTAAGGCGATGGGGCTTGGTTTCCGGGGTGTTTCGGCCAACCACGAGGACCAGGTAGCCTTGAATATTGCGGTCAACTTGTTGAATAACGCCAACGGTACGGGCTATCTGGACAAACTGATGGTGGAACATAAGTTGATGGGAGCTCTTGCCATCAACGAGAGCATGAATGAAGCGGGAATCTTGGCGGTCGCTATTATGCCGAAATTGTTGATCCAGTCGTACAGTTCGGCAGAGAAGATGGTCTGGGACGAGATCAACCGAGTGAAGAACGGAGATTTCAGTGATGAAATGTTCAACAGCTTGAAACTGGAACAGAAACGGCAGTATGCTTCCTCATTGGAAAATATCGACTCACGTGCGACAATCATGATGAATCTGTTTTCTCAAGGAAAGAGTTGGAACGATTATCTGAACGAAGTGGCACGGATCGAATCCATCACGAAAGAGGATGTCGTGCGGGTCGCCCAAAAATATTTCAGCAATAACTATTTGTGCGTAACCAAGAGCACAGGGAAATATCCAAAAGACAATTTGCCGAAACCAGCTTTCTCTCCGGTTGTTCCCCGGAATGCAGACGCTTCGTCTTCTTATGCCAAACAGTTGGAGAAGATACCGGAACAACAAGTCGCACCTCGTATCATCGATTTCGAAAAGGATGTGAAGACGTCAAAGTTGACTCCTTTGGTGACGTTGTACACGACACCTAATCCGCTGAACGATATTTTTACTTTGAACATCTCCTACGGGATCGGTGCCTTGGAACAGCCGGAATTGATGCAGCTCACCAACTATCTGCAATTATTAGGGACCGAGTCTTTATCTTTCGAACAGTTCCGCAGCCGTTTGCAATCGATCGGAAGCACGCTTGCATTCGATGTAACACCCGATGCTTTTGTCATGAAGGTGACTGGTTTCGATAACCATATTGACGAAACGATGGAACTTGTGGGTGACTTTATCCGCCATGCAAAGGCTGACGACAAGAAGCTACGTCAGATTGTGGACGATGCCAAAGTCTCGGAGAAAGCCTTTTTCAAGTCGGGCGACAATGTGGCATCAGCTTTGTTAGAACAGGTAAAGTACGGTGATCAGTCCCGTTACCTGCGTAAACTTTCACTCTCGCAAATCAAGAAATTGAAGGGTAAAGATATGTTGGCGATCTACGATAAAGTACGGAGCGTACAGTGCGACCTTCACTACTGCGGCACATTGCCTGTAGAAAAGGTGATCGGGACGATTCGCCAGCATCTCCCACTGGAGCGGACGACCGTTGCCTCCAATTCTCCCTATTACCGTGAGTTGAAACAATACGACCGGCCGACCGTCTTTTTTATCGATATGCCGGATATGGCGCAGAGCATCGTTTACGGCTATGTCAAGGGCGATCCGGTCGATGACAAGGCTTCCCGCCATGCCTCCCAGCTGTTCTCTGTCTACTTCGGAGGCGATATGTCATCGCTGATGTTTCAAGAAATAAGGGAATTCCGTTCTTTTGCATACCGGACAAGCGGTCGTTACCAGTTGCCGAACCATGCACATAAAGGGACTGCCGGATCTTTTACGGCGATGCTGTCCACTCAAAGCGACAAGACGCTGGATGCGCTGGGCGTACTGGATTCGCTGATCCGGGAAATGCCGTTGAAGCCGGAAAGGATGGAGGCGGTCAAGCAGACGTTGGTGAACCGTATCAATAACGATTATCCGCCTTTCCGCAACCTGTCCGAGAAAGTGGCGAGTGCGCGTATGGAAGGTTTCGACCGTGATCCGGCTGAAGAATTCCTGCGGGATATCGCAACGATGGACATGCAGGATATTTCCCGTTTCTACCAGGAGCAGATCAGTGGCCGCCCGGTCGTTTACGTGATTACTGGGAATCGGAAACATATCGATATGAAGAAGCTGGCCGAATACGGTACGATAATAAAAGTGAAAAAGAAAGGCATATATAAATAA